One region of Mycolicibacterium insubricum genomic DNA includes:
- the metG gene encoding methionine--tRNA ligase: MTEPFYVTTAITYPNGAPHIGHAYEYIATDAIARFRRLDGFDVRYLTGTDEHGLKMAQTAEAEGIPTAELARRNSDVFEALQRKLNISFDRFIRTTDSDHRAASQALWRKMADAGDIYLGSYAGWYSVRDEAYFAESETRLADDGTRVAISSGAAVTWTEEQTYFFRLSAYTDRLLAHYREHPEFIGPDARRNEIVSFVSGGLNDFSISRSSFDWGVPVPDDPSHVMYVWVDALTNYLTGVGYPDTSSELFRRYWPAALHMIGKDIIRFHAVYWPAFLMSAGVELPKRVFAHGFLLNSGEKMSKSIGNVVSPDALVDTFGVDPVRYFLLREVPFGQDGSYSEDAIIGRINSDLANEFGNLAQRCLSMVAKNLDGIVPEPGEFDADDLALLAEADGLLDRVRRHFDAPAMHLALEAIWLMLGSANRYFSAQEPWVLRRSDDPADQQRFNTVLYTTMEVVRIAALLVQPVMPTAADRLLDLLSQPADRRDFGALAVRLAPGTALPPPAAVFPRYQVD, encoded by the coding sequence ATGACCGAGCCTTTCTACGTGACGACGGCGATCACCTACCCCAACGGTGCGCCGCATATCGGGCACGCCTATGAGTACATCGCCACCGACGCGATCGCCCGGTTCCGCCGGCTCGACGGCTTCGACGTGCGGTATCTCACCGGCACCGATGAGCACGGGCTGAAGATGGCGCAGACCGCCGAGGCCGAGGGCATCCCGACCGCCGAGCTGGCCCGGCGCAACTCGGATGTGTTCGAGGCGCTGCAGCGCAAGCTGAACATCTCCTTCGACCGGTTCATCCGCACCACGGACTCCGATCACCGCGCCGCCTCCCAGGCACTGTGGCGCAAGATGGCCGACGCCGGGGACATCTACCTGGGCTCCTACGCCGGCTGGTACTCGGTGCGCGACGAGGCCTACTTCGCCGAATCCGAGACCCGGCTGGCCGACGACGGCACCCGGGTGGCGATCAGCTCCGGGGCCGCGGTGACCTGGACCGAGGAGCAGACCTACTTCTTCCGGCTATCGGCCTACACCGACCGGCTGCTGGCGCACTACCGAGAGCACCCGGAGTTCATCGGCCCGGACGCCCGGCGCAACGAGATCGTCAGCTTCGTCTCCGGCGGCCTCAACGACTTCTCCATCTCGCGCAGTTCGTTCGACTGGGGTGTGCCAGTGCCCGACGACCCGTCGCACGTGATGTACGTGTGGGTGGACGCGCTGACCAACTACCTGACCGGTGTCGGCTACCCGGACACCTCCTCGGAGCTGTTCCGCCGGTACTGGCCGGCTGCGCTGCACATGATCGGCAAGGACATCATCCGCTTCCACGCGGTGTACTGGCCGGCGTTTTTGATGTCGGCCGGCGTCGAGCTGCCCAAAAGGGTGTTCGCGCACGGATTCCTGCTCAATTCCGGCGAGAAGATGAGCAAGTCGATCGGCAATGTGGTCAGCCCGGACGCCCTGGTGGACACCTTCGGTGTCGATCCGGTGCGTTACTTTCTGCTCCGCGAGGTGCCGTTCGGCCAGGACGGGTCCTACTCCGAAGATGCGATCATCGGCCGGATCAACTCGGATCTGGCCAACGAGTTCGGCAACCTGGCGCAGCGGTGCCTGTCGATGGTGGCCAAGAATCTCGACGGAATCGTGCCCGAGCCGGGGGAATTCGACGCCGACGATCTCGCGCTGTTGGCCGAGGCTGACGGTCTGCTTGATCGGGTGCGACGCCACTTCGACGCCCCGGCAATGCATTTGGCGCTGGAAGCCATCTGGCTGATGCTGGGTTCGGCGAACCGGTACTTCAGCGCGCAGGAGCCCTGGGTACTACGTCGATCCGACGACCCGGCCGACCAACAGCGTTTCAACACCGTGCTCTACACCACCATGGAGGTGGTGCGCATCGCCGCGCTGCTGGTGCAGCCGGTGATGCCGACGGCCGCCGACCGGCTGCTCGATCTGCTCAGCCAGCCCGCGGATCGGCGCGACTTCGGCGCGCTGGCAGTGCGTTTGGCTCCCGGGACGGCGCTGCCGCCGCCGGCCGCCGTGTTCCCGAGATACCAGGTGGACTGA
- a CDS encoding TatD family hydrolase produces the protein MVSAVSSKRPPPPLPEPLAPLIDAHTHLDACGAENADDVRAICDRAAAVGVQAVVTIADDLDSARWAVTAAGWDERVYAAVALHPTRADALDDSARTELQRLADDERVVAVGETGMDLYWPGKLDGCADPDVQREAFAWHIELAKRIGKPLMIHNRDADDAVLEVLAAEGPPDNVIFHCFSSGPEMARRCVEAGWYISLSGSVSFRNARDLHAAVPLIPPELLLVETDAPFLTPHPYRGSGNEPYCLPYTVRALAHLLNRPASELAAESSANARRVYRIA, from the coding sequence ATGGTGTCGGCTGTGAGCTCCAAACGTCCACCACCGCCGCTGCCGGAACCGCTGGCACCACTGATCGACGCGCACACCCACCTCGACGCCTGCGGCGCGGAGAACGCCGACGACGTCCGCGCCATCTGCGACCGGGCCGCCGCGGTCGGCGTGCAGGCCGTCGTGACCATCGCCGACGACCTGGACTCGGCGCGCTGGGCGGTGACCGCCGCCGGCTGGGACGAGCGGGTGTACGCCGCCGTCGCGTTGCATCCGACCCGCGCCGATGCGCTCGACGACTCCGCGCGCACGGAGCTTCAGCGCCTGGCCGACGACGAGCGGGTGGTGGCCGTCGGCGAGACCGGCATGGATCTGTACTGGCCCGGCAAGCTCGACGGCTGCGCCGACCCGGATGTGCAGCGCGAGGCGTTCGCCTGGCATATCGAGCTGGCCAAACGCATCGGCAAGCCGCTGATGATCCACAATCGCGACGCCGACGACGCGGTTCTGGAGGTTCTGGCGGCCGAGGGGCCCCCGGACAATGTGATCTTCCACTGTTTTTCCTCGGGCCCGGAGATGGCCCGCAGGTGCGTCGAGGCGGGCTGGTACATCAGTTTGTCGGGCAGTGTCAGCTTCCGGAACGCCCGTGATCTGCACGCAGCGGTGCCGCTGATTCCACCGGAGTTATTGCTGGTAGAGACCGATGCGCCGTTTCTCACGCCGCATCCGTACCGGGGGTCCGGCAACGAGCCGTACTGCCTGCCGTACACCGTGCGCGCCCTCGCCCATCTGCTGAATCGTCCGGCGTCCGAGCTCGCCGCGGAATCGTCAGCAAATGCCAGGCGGGTGTATCGTATTGCCTGA
- a CDS encoding 4-(cytidine 5'-diphospho)-2-C-methyl-D-erythritol kinase — protein sequence MSFTGGSTATEWVPTGSVTVRVPGKVNLYLTVGELRDDGYHDLTTVFHAVSLFDQVTVRNADLMSVEVVGIGADKVPTDRRNLAWQAAELLASHVGRVPDVAITIEKSIPVAGGMAGGSADAAGVLVAMNSLWELGLPRADLHMLAARLGSDVPFALHGGTALGTGRGEELTTVLARSSFHWVLALPTGGLSTPAVFAEIDRLRACGDPPRLAEPEPVLSALAGGDPAELAPLLGNELQPAAVSLDPGLRRTLRAGVEAGALAGLVSGSGPTCAFLCSSEEAALDVSSRLAGAGVCRTVRVASGPVPGARVIPATDAS from the coding sequence GTGTCTTTCACCGGCGGGAGCACCGCCACCGAGTGGGTCCCGACCGGGTCGGTGACCGTGCGCGTGCCCGGCAAGGTGAACCTGTATCTCACCGTGGGCGAACTGCGCGACGACGGGTACCACGATCTGACCACGGTGTTCCATGCGGTGTCGCTGTTCGATCAGGTCACCGTCCGCAATGCCGATCTGATGTCGGTCGAGGTGGTCGGTATCGGCGCGGACAAGGTGCCGACGGACCGCCGCAACCTGGCCTGGCAGGCCGCCGAACTGCTGGCCTCCCACGTCGGCCGGGTGCCGGACGTCGCGATCACCATCGAGAAGTCCATTCCGGTGGCCGGCGGGATGGCCGGCGGCAGTGCGGACGCCGCCGGCGTGCTGGTGGCGATGAACTCCCTGTGGGAACTCGGGTTGCCGCGCGCCGACCTGCACATGCTCGCCGCCCGCCTGGGCAGCGACGTGCCGTTCGCGCTGCACGGCGGCACCGCGCTGGGCACCGGGCGCGGTGAGGAACTGACCACCGTGCTGGCCCGCAGCAGCTTCCACTGGGTGCTGGCGCTGCCGACCGGTGGGCTGTCCACCCCGGCGGTGTTCGCCGAGATCGACCGGCTGCGCGCCTGCGGCGACCCGCCGCGGCTGGCCGAGCCCGAGCCGGTGCTCTCGGCGCTGGCCGGTGGAGATCCGGCCGAGCTGGCACCACTGCTGGGCAATGAGCTGCAGCCGGCGGCCGTCAGCCTCGACCCGGGGCTGCGCCGCACGCTGCGCGCGGGTGTCGAGGCCGGTGCCCTGGCGGGTCTGGTGTCGGGGTCGGGTCCGACGTGCGCGTTCCTGTGCTCCTCGGAGGAGGCGGCGCTGGACGTGAGCAGCCGGCTCGCCGGCGCCGGGGTGTGCCGCACGGTTCGGGTGGCCAGCGGTCCGGTGCCCGGCGCCCGGGTCATCCCCGCCACCGACGCGTCCTGA
- a CDS encoding aminotransferase class I/II-fold pyridoxal phosphate-dependent enzyme, whose product MTLITGSTANQIAESVRGLVLRGDFTPGTVLPPIRTLAIDLRVNRNTVAAAYRQLIAAGLAEAQGRRGTAITALPEVHTEYLPEDSLVDLASGNPDPALLPDLRQTLIEMPYDAPLYGASAITERLLNVSRAMFEGHLDESGTVVVTHGAVDAVERVLDSFVTRGDTVAVEDPCFLASIGTIRLNGYQRAAVPIDEAGMTAPGLRHAIANIGARAVIITPRAHNPTGACITAERAAELRAVLADYPEVLVIEDDYLFGVSSAPYHRVTPPTTKRWALIRSVAKFLGPDLRLALVATDTRTAGVLGNRLREGKNWVSHLLQSATAHLLTDPDTVTRLRDARAGYRERGRLMIDSLAEQGISVFGDPDGLNVWIDLPDAESVDETESRLAEAHWAVKSSRLFAVDPFQPRHGIRVTTATIDAQQAARFAAALAETFDALDITRGN is encoded by the coding sequence GTGACGTTGATTACCGGCTCGACCGCCAATCAGATCGCCGAGAGCGTTCGCGGCCTGGTGCTGCGCGGCGACTTCACACCCGGCACGGTGCTGCCGCCGATCCGGACCCTGGCCATCGATCTGCGGGTGAATCGCAACACCGTCGCGGCGGCCTACCGTCAGCTGATTGCCGCCGGGCTGGCCGAGGCGCAGGGTCGGCGCGGCACCGCTATCACCGCGCTCCCCGAGGTGCACACCGAATATCTGCCCGAGGACAGCCTCGTCGACCTCGCCAGCGGGAACCCGGACCCGGCGCTGCTCCCCGACCTCCGTCAGACGTTGATCGAAATGCCTTATGATGCACCGCTTTACGGAGCATCGGCGATCACCGAACGGTTGTTGAACGTCAGCCGGGCGATGTTCGAGGGACACCTCGACGAGTCCGGCACGGTGGTGGTCACCCACGGGGCGGTCGACGCAGTGGAGCGCGTCCTTGACAGTTTCGTCACCCGCGGCGACACCGTCGCCGTTGAGGATCCGTGCTTTCTGGCCAGCATCGGCACCATCCGGCTCAACGGCTATCAGCGCGCCGCGGTGCCGATCGACGAGGCGGGCATGACCGCACCCGGACTTCGACACGCGATCGCCAATATCGGTGCCCGCGCGGTCATCATCACACCCCGCGCCCACAACCCGACCGGAGCGTGCATCACCGCCGAACGCGCCGCCGAGCTCCGGGCCGTACTGGCCGACTATCCGGAAGTACTGGTGATCGAGGACGACTATCTCTTTGGGGTCTCGTCGGCGCCCTATCACCGGGTGACCCCGCCGACCACCAAACGCTGGGCACTGATCCGCTCGGTGGCGAAGTTCCTCGGCCCTGATCTACGACTGGCGCTGGTGGCCACCGACACCCGCACCGCCGGGGTACTGGGCAACCGGCTGCGGGAGGGCAAGAACTGGGTCAGTCATCTCCTGCAGTCGGCGACGGCCCATCTGCTGACCGACCCGGATACCGTGACCCGCCTGCGCGACGCGCGCGCCGGTTACCGCGAGCGCGGCCGGCTAATGATTGATTCCCTTGCCGAGCAAGGGATTTCGGTGTTCGGCGATCCGGACGGGCTGAACGTGTGGATCGACCTGCCCGACGCCGAGTCCGTCGACGAGACCGAGAGCCGGCTCGCCGAGGCGCACTGGGCGGTGAAGTCCAGTCGGCTGTTCGCCGTCGACCCGTTTCAGCCGCGGCACGGGATCCGGGTGACCACGGCGACCATCGACGCCCAGCAGGCCGCCCGGTTCGCCGCCGCCCTGGCGGAGACCTTCGACGCCCTGGACATCACCCGCGGAAACTGA
- the gdhA gene encoding NADP-specific glutamate dehydrogenase has translation MSNVLHEKLANLYEEVIRRNAGEREFHQAVHEVLDSLGPVVAKHPEYADTAVIRRLCEPERQIIFRVPWVDDAGVVQINRGFRVEFNSALGPFKGGLRFHPSVYLGIVKFLGFEQIFKNSLTGLPIGGGKGGSDFDPKGRSDGEIMRFCQSFMTELYRHLGEYTDVPAGDIGVGTREIGFLFGQYKRITNRYESGVLTGKGLTWGGSQVRTEATGYGTVFFIDEMLRAKGESFEGKRVLVSGSGNVAIYAIEKIHQLGGTVVGCSDSSGHVLDEKGIDVDVLREVKEVRRGRISDYVELRAGGASFIADNSIWDLGCDIAVPCATQNELTGAHAAALIRSGCKVVAEGANMPCTPEAVKLFNEAGVLFAPGKAANAGGVATSALEMQQNASRDSWTFEETEERLAEIMRRIHDRCLSTAEEYGQPGNYAFGANIAGFIRVADAMSALGLV, from the coding sequence ATGAGCAACGTATTACACGAAAAACTGGCGAACCTCTACGAGGAGGTGATCCGGCGTAACGCGGGCGAGCGCGAGTTCCACCAGGCCGTGCACGAGGTGCTCGACAGCCTCGGTCCCGTCGTCGCCAAGCATCCCGAGTATGCCGACACCGCGGTCATCCGCCGGCTCTGCGAGCCCGAGCGTCAGATCATCTTCCGGGTGCCGTGGGTCGACGATGCCGGTGTCGTGCAGATCAACCGCGGGTTCCGGGTCGAGTTCAACTCGGCGCTGGGCCCGTTCAAGGGCGGTCTGCGTTTTCACCCGTCGGTGTATCTGGGCATCGTCAAATTCCTCGGCTTCGAACAGATCTTCAAGAACTCGCTGACCGGTCTACCGATCGGCGGCGGCAAGGGCGGTTCGGACTTCGATCCCAAGGGCCGCTCCGACGGCGAGATCATGCGGTTCTGTCAGAGCTTCATGACCGAGCTGTACCGCCACCTCGGCGAGTACACCGACGTGCCCGCCGGCGACATCGGCGTGGGCACCCGCGAAATCGGTTTCCTGTTCGGCCAGTACAAGCGGATCACCAACCGCTACGAGTCCGGCGTGCTGACCGGCAAGGGCCTGACCTGGGGCGGTTCCCAGGTACGCACCGAGGCCACCGGTTACGGCACGGTGTTCTTCATCGACGAGATGCTGCGCGCCAAGGGTGAATCCTTCGAGGGCAAGCGGGTTCTGGTGTCGGGGTCGGGCAACGTCGCGATCTACGCCATCGAGAAGATCCACCAGCTCGGCGGTACCGTCGTCGGGTGCTCGGACTCCAGCGGCCACGTGCTCGACGAGAAGGGCATCGACGTCGACGTGCTGCGCGAGGTCAAGGAGGTCCGCCGCGGCCGGATCAGCGACTACGTCGAACTGCGTGCCGGTGGCGCGTCGTTCATCGCCGACAACAGCATCTGGGATCTCGGCTGCGACATCGCGGTGCCGTGCGCGACGCAGAACGAGCTGACCGGGGCGCACGCCGCCGCGCTGATCCGCTCCGGCTGCAAGGTCGTCGCCGAGGGCGCGAACATGCCGTGCACCCCCGAGGCGGTGAAGCTGTTCAACGAGGCCGGCGTCCTGTTCGCACCGGGCAAGGCCGCCAACGCCGGCGGTGTGGCCACCAGTGCGCTGGAGATGCAGCAGAACGCGTCGCGGGACTCCTGGACGTTCGAGGAGACCGAGGAGCGCCTCGCCGAGATCATGCGCCGGATCCACGATCGCTGCCTGTCCACCGCCGAGGAGTACGGCCAGCCGGGCAACTACGCGTTCGGCGCGAACATCGCCGGGTTCATCCGGGTCGCCGACGCCATGTCGGCCCTCGGCCTGGTGTAA
- a CDS encoding DUF4189 domain-containing protein yields MAVTGKVAGFCVAGAAVAAISVGVAWAGGPPGAVEEMSEAVGSGYVGDSLAGFRAGGTTNDEAKQAVIAACQAAGGTECSADEVTNDNLCIVSIGDDDTGEVGGGAGPTVEAARDDAYQHAVDSGYPFPASARMLISACP; encoded by the coding sequence ATGGCAGTGACGGGTAAGGTCGCCGGATTCTGCGTGGCGGGCGCCGCCGTGGCAGCGATCTCGGTGGGTGTGGCGTGGGCCGGAGGCCCGCCGGGCGCCGTTGAGGAGATGTCGGAGGCCGTCGGGTCCGGTTACGTCGGTGACTCGCTGGCGGGCTTCCGGGCCGGCGGAACCACCAACGACGAGGCCAAGCAGGCGGTGATCGCGGCGTGTCAGGCGGCCGGCGGGACGGAATGCAGCGCGGACGAGGTGACGAACGACAATCTGTGCATCGTCAGCATCGGCGACGATGACACCGGCGAGGTGGGCGGAGGCGCCGGGCCGACCGTGGAAGCAGCCCGTGACGACGCCTACCAGCATGCCGTGGACAGCGGGTATCCGTTCCCGGCGAGCGCTCGGATGCTGATCTCGGCCTGCCCGTGA
- a CDS encoding fatty acyl-AMP ligase, with the protein MSRFTEKMFHNARTSNRGMVTGEPHEPVRQTWLEVHERARRIAGGLAAAGINHGDVVGMLVGAPSEIAPAAQALWMRGASLTMLHQPTPRTDLAVWAEDTMNVIGMIDAKAVIVAEPFTAAAPVLAEKGVQVLTVADLWDCEPIDPVETGEDDLALMQLTSGSTGSPKAVQITHRNIYSNAEAMFIGAKMDPDGNDVMLSWLPCFHDMGMVGFLTIPMFFGVELVKVTPMDFLRDTLLWAKLIDKYKGTMTAAPNFAYALFAKRLRKQAEPGQFDLSSLRFALSGAEPVDPADVEDLIDAGKPFGLRPEALMPAYGMAETTLAVSFSDLGDGLVVDEVDADLLAALRQAVPATKGNTRRLATLGPVLPGLEARVVDDQGNVMAARGVGVIELRGECVTPGYLTMGGFLPAQDEHGWYDTGDLGYITERGHIVVCGRVKDVIIMAGRNIYPTDIERAAGRVEGVRPGCAVAVRLDAGHSRETFAVAVESNAYQDPAEVNRIERQVAHEVVAEVDVRPRNVVVLGPGTIPKTPSGKLRRANSVALVT; encoded by the coding sequence GTGAGCAGGTTCACCGAGAAAATGTTCCACAACGCCCGGACCAGTAACCGGGGGATGGTCACCGGGGAACCGCACGAGCCGGTTCGCCAGACCTGGCTCGAGGTGCACGAGCGTGCCCGGCGCATCGCCGGTGGGCTGGCCGCCGCCGGCATCAACCACGGCGACGTGGTCGGCATGCTGGTCGGAGCGCCGTCGGAGATCGCACCCGCGGCGCAGGCGCTGTGGATGCGCGGTGCCAGTCTGACCATGCTGCACCAGCCCACGCCGCGCACCGACCTGGCCGTGTGGGCCGAGGACACCATGAACGTCATCGGCATGATCGACGCCAAGGCCGTCATCGTCGCCGAGCCGTTCACCGCCGCCGCGCCGGTGTTGGCGGAAAAGGGCGTGCAGGTGCTCACCGTCGCCGACCTGTGGGACTGCGAGCCGATCGACCCGGTCGAGACCGGCGAGGACGACCTGGCGCTGATGCAGTTGACCTCGGGGTCGACGGGGTCGCCCAAGGCCGTGCAGATCACCCACCGCAACATCTACTCCAACGCCGAGGCGATGTTCATCGGCGCCAAGATGGATCCCGACGGCAACGACGTGATGCTCAGCTGGCTGCCGTGCTTCCACGACATGGGCATGGTCGGCTTCCTGACCATCCCGATGTTCTTCGGCGTGGAACTGGTCAAGGTGACGCCGATGGACTTCCTGCGCGACACCCTGCTGTGGGCCAAGCTGATCGACAAGTACAAGGGCACCATGACCGCGGCGCCGAACTTCGCCTACGCGCTGTTCGCCAAGCGGCTGCGCAAGCAGGCCGAGCCGGGTCAGTTCGACCTGTCGTCGCTGCGCTTCGCACTGTCGGGCGCCGAGCCGGTCGACCCGGCCGACGTCGAGGACCTCATCGATGCCGGCAAGCCGTTCGGCCTGCGGCCCGAGGCCCTCATGCCGGCCTACGGCATGGCCGAGACGACGCTGGCCGTGTCGTTCTCCGACCTGGGTGACGGGCTCGTGGTCGACGAGGTCGACGCCGACCTGCTGGCCGCCCTGCGCCAGGCCGTGCCGGCCACCAAGGGCAATACCCGTCGCCTCGCGACGCTGGGGCCCGTGCTGCCCGGTCTGGAGGCCCGCGTGGTCGACGACCAGGGCAACGTGATGGCCGCCCGCGGCGTCGGCGTGATCGAACTGCGCGGTGAATGCGTGACCCCGGGCTATCTGACGATGGGCGGCTTCCTGCCGGCCCAGGACGAGCACGGCTGGTACGACACCGGCGACCTCGGCTACATCACCGAGCGCGGCCACATCGTGGTGTGCGGCCGGGTCAAGGACGTCATCATCATGGCCGGCCGCAACATCTATCCGACCGACATCGAGCGCGCCGCCGGCCGGGTGGAAGGCGTGCGCCCCGGGTGTGCGGTCGCGGTGCGGCTGGACGCGGGGCATTCGCGGGAGACGTTCGCTGTCGCCGTGGAGTCCAACGCCTACCAGGATCCGGCCGAGGTGAACCGGATCGAGCGTCAGGTCGCCCACGAGGTGGTCGCCGAGGTCGACGTACGCCCGCGCAACGTCGTGGTGCTGGGTCCCGGCACCATCCCGAAGACGCCGTCGGGCAAGCTGCGCCGGGCGAACTCCGTCGCCCTGGTGACCTAG
- the rsmA gene encoding 16S rRNA (adenine(1518)-N(6)/adenine(1519)-N(6))-dimethyltransferase RsmA encodes MAGVQLADRRALTIRLLGPAEIRALAAELGLRPRKSWGQNFVHDANTVRRIVAAAGVGPCDTVIEVGPGLGSLTLALLDAGANVLAVEVDPVLAGRLPQTLAERSPLPAPLTVVNTDVLTLRRGDLPASPEPTALVANLPYNIAVPALMTVLAEFPTVATVLIMVQLEVADRLAAEPGGRDYGVPSVKARFYGDVRRAGTVSPSVFWPVPRVDSGLVRIDRYDDPPWPTDPVFRDRLFRLIDVAFAQRRKTVRNALSGLAGSGEAAATLLREAGIDPSARAETLSVADFARLATLLPDDAVGDRA; translated from the coding sequence CTGGCCGGTGTGCAGCTCGCGGATCGGCGCGCGCTGACCATTCGGCTTCTGGGCCCCGCCGAGATCAGGGCGCTTGCGGCCGAACTGGGCCTGCGCCCGCGCAAATCCTGGGGACAGAACTTCGTCCATGACGCCAACACCGTGCGCCGCATCGTCGCCGCGGCCGGCGTCGGACCCTGCGACACCGTCATCGAGGTCGGACCGGGTCTGGGCTCGCTGACCCTGGCGCTGCTCGACGCCGGCGCGAACGTGCTGGCTGTGGAGGTCGACCCGGTGCTCGCCGGGCGGCTGCCGCAGACCCTTGCCGAGCGCTCCCCATTACCTGCGCCGCTGACCGTCGTCAACACCGACGTTCTGACCCTGCGCCGCGGTGACCTACCGGCCTCGCCGGAGCCGACGGCGCTGGTCGCCAACCTGCCCTACAACATCGCCGTCCCGGCACTCATGACCGTGCTGGCGGAGTTCCCGACGGTTGCCACGGTGCTGATCATGGTGCAGCTGGAGGTCGCCGACCGCCTGGCGGCCGAGCCCGGCGGCAGGGACTACGGGGTGCCCAGCGTCAAGGCCCGGTTCTACGGCGACGTGCGACGGGCCGGCACCGTGTCGCCGTCGGTGTTCTGGCCGGTGCCCCGGGTCGACTCGGGACTGGTCCGCATCGACCGTTATGACGACCCGCCCTGGCCCACCGACCCGGTGTTCCGGGACCGGCTGTTCCGGCTGATCGACGTCGCATTCGCGCAGCGTCGCAAGACCGTCCGCAACGCGCTGTCGGGTCTTGCCGGTTCCGGGGAGGCCGCCGCGACGCTGCTGCGCGAGGCCGGCATCGACCCGTCGGCGCGCGCCGAGACGCTGTCCGTCGCCGACTTCGCCCGGCTGGCCACGCTGCTGCCCGACGACGCGGTCGGGGATCGAGCCTGA
- a CDS encoding resuscitation-promoting factor has protein sequence MNIVTKLHHSKSPALRGITGAALLTLGLAGGYAVAAHKTVTLTVDGTSTTVTTMRSTVADIISENGFTVGERDDVYPAADATVGDHGTIELRRSRPVQISLDGHDGGQQWTTAATVDGALAQLKMTDTAPVAANRAARVPLGGMALPVVSAKDVVLNDGGVSRTVHLAAPNVAGLLVAAGVPLEQNDRVTPAVSAPVTEGMQIQVTRIRMEKRVERAPLVPNAQRIEDPTMNMSRSVVQDPGTPGVQDVTYAVSTVNGVETGRLPVANAVITPARDSVLRVGAKPGTEVPPVTNGAAWDALASCESGGNWAINTGNGFYGGVQFDAGTWLAHGGGKYAPRADLATREEQIAIASKTQAVQGWGAWPVCSSRIGAR, from the coding sequence TTGAATATCGTCACGAAACTTCATCATTCGAAATCGCCCGCTCTGCGGGGTATCACCGGTGCAGCACTGCTCACCCTGGGCCTGGCCGGCGGCTACGCCGTGGCCGCCCACAAGACGGTCACCCTGACCGTCGACGGCACGTCGACCACCGTCACCACCATGCGCTCCACGGTGGCCGACATCATCAGCGAGAACGGCTTCACCGTCGGTGAGCGCGACGACGTGTACCCCGCCGCCGACGCCACCGTCGGCGACCACGGCACCATCGAGCTGCGCCGCAGCCGGCCGGTGCAGATCTCCCTGGACGGCCACGACGGCGGCCAGCAGTGGACCACCGCGGCCACCGTCGACGGTGCCCTCGCCCAGCTGAAGATGACCGACACCGCGCCGGTCGCCGCCAACCGCGCCGCGCGCGTGCCGCTGGGCGGCATGGCGCTGCCCGTGGTGAGCGCCAAGGACGTCGTCCTCAACGACGGCGGCGTGAGCCGCACCGTGCACCTGGCCGCCCCGAACGTGGCCGGCCTGCTGGTCGCCGCCGGCGTGCCGCTGGAGCAGAACGACCGGGTGACCCCGGCCGTGTCCGCCCCGGTCACCGAGGGCATGCAGATCCAGGTCACCCGGATCCGGATGGAAAAGCGCGTCGAGCGGGCGCCGCTGGTGCCCAACGCGCAGCGCATCGAGGACCCGACGATGAACATGAGCCGCAGCGTGGTCCAGGATCCCGGCACCCCGGGCGTCCAGGACGTCACCTACGCGGTGTCCACCGTCAACGGCGTGGAGACCGGGCGGCTGCCCGTCGCCAACGCCGTCATCACCCCGGCCCGCGATTCTGTGCTGCGCGTCGGCGCCAAGCCCGGTACCGAGGTGCCGCCGGTGACCAACGGCGCCGCCTGGGACGCGCTGGCCAGCTGCGAGTCCGGCGGCAACTGGGCCATCAACACCGGCAACGGCTTCTACGGCGGCGTGCAGTTCGACGCCGGCACCTGGCTGGCCCACGGTGGCGGCAAGTACGCACCGCGCGCCGACCTGGCCACCCGCGAAGAGCAGATCGCCATCGCTTCGAAGACCCAGGCCGTGCAGGGCTGGGGCGCCTGGCCGGTGTGCAGCTCGCGGATCGGCGCGCGCTGA